Below is a window of uncultured Cohaesibacter sp. DNA.
TCTCTGACGAATTCTATCAGAGCCTGACCCCCGCCGAGCAGCAGGTTGTGACCAAGGCTGCTCAGGTTGCTGGCACCATGGGGCGTGCCATTCAGCAGTGGGGCACGGCAGAAGGCGTCAAGAAAGTGCAGGAAGAAGGCATGCAGGTCTATTCGCCAACCGCGGAAGAGATTGCTGCATTTGCCGCCAAGGCACAGCCAGCCGTTGTCGATTATCTCCGTCAGGAACTCGGTGCTGATGCCGAGTGGATTGATCGCCTCCAGAAGGCGGTCGCAGATGCGTCCAAATAGGTAGCTTCCAGGTTGTCGGAGGTGGGGAAATCCCGCCTCCGGCCTTTTGTCTCAATACAAATAAGGAATGCCTGTTATGGATAAGATAAGCCGTTTCGCGCGCCGTTTTTTTGCGTTTGGCGCGGGGAGTTCTATGGCGCTCGTATTTCTGGTAATTTTTGTGAATTCTCTTCGCCGATACACAATCGGCAAATCCATCGCCTGGGGTGAAGAGCTCCCCATCTATCTGACAATCTATGGCGTCATGTTCGGTCTGGCCTATGCCTATATGACCGACAGCCACATTCGCTTTGCCATCTTCCTCGATATGCTGGAAGCAAGGATCAAGCGATATGTGCTCATGCTGTGCGATCTGCTGACTGCGGCGACGGGCTTCAGTCTGATCTTCGCCGGCCATGCCTTCGCGCTGAGACGCGGTCATGTTGACAGCTCTGGCCTGAAAACCACGGGAGACTGGCTGGCTCAGGTGACGGGCATCCCGCTGCTCGAATGGGTCGGCAAGGTGGGCACCTGGCAATATGCCATCGTATTGGGCGGCGCGATGCTGACCATCGCAGCCCTGCTCAGACTGTTCGAACGTTTCAAGGAAGCGCCCCCGGCGCCTGCAGTGCCATCCGCACCTGCCAAAGGAGAGGCCGTATCATGATCTATGCCATTTTTATTGCCGGGCTGATGATCGGGCTTCCCATCGCGATCACGATTTTGGGCACATTGCTGGTCTTCATGGCCATCAATGACGCCCCTTTCACCATTCGCATTGTCGCCACGGAAATGTTTCGCGGCATCAATTCCTTTCCCCTGCTGGCCATTCCTCTTTTTGTGCTGGCCGGTGAGGTGATGAATGAAAGCGGCATTACCGGACGCATCATCGCCTTTGCCAATGTTCTGGTCGGGCGATTGCGCGCCGGTCTCGCCCTCGTCAATATTTGGGCTTCGGTGATCTTTGCCGGGCTGTCCGGCTCGGCGGTTGCTGATACTTCGGCAATCGGGCGTGTCTTCATTCCGGAAATGGAAAAGAATGGCTATAGCCGCGAATTTGCGGCCGCCGTTACGGCCGCTTCCTCGGTTATCGGTCCGATCATTCCCCCCTCGATCCCGGTCATCATCTATGCCCTGATCGTATCGGGCGTTTCTGTTCCGGCGCTGTTCCTTGGCGGCATCGTGCCGGGTGTTCTGCTGGCAATCTTCCTTTCCATCTATGTGATGGCGACCGTCAAGAATGACCGGGGCCAGAATGCTATTGATATACTGCATGTCTCCGCGCTCAATGCATTGCTGGGAGGCATTCTGCCCCTCCTGATGCCGGTTTTCGTGGTCGGCTCCATCCTGATGGGCATCGTGACGCCAACCGAAGCGGCCTCCTTCGCCGTGGCTTACGCCCTGTTTCTGGGTGTCTTCGTCTATCGCAACATTCCCGTCGCAGCCTTGCCCCGCATCTTCACGCGGGCCATGAAAGACAGCTCGGTGATCATGATCATCATCGCCGCCGTCAGTGCTGCCAACTGGTTGCTGACCTATAACAGGGTGCCGAACACGCTCACCGACTGGGTTCTGTCCAGCGTTGACGGCAAGGTTACTTTCCTGATTGCCATCAACTTTCTGCTGCTGTTTGTCGGTCTGTTTCTGGAAGGCACGGCAGCCATGCTGGTGCTGGTCCCGATCATTCACCCGATCGCCGTTTCGCTTGGGGTAGACCCGACCCATTTCGGCATCGTGGTGATCTTCAACTTGATGATCGGCCTGATCACCCCGCCACTTGGCCTTTGCCTGTTTGTTGCCGAGGCGATAGCCAAGGTCGGGATGGTCAAGATAACGCGGGCCATATTGCCGCTGTTCCTTGTCGAGGTGGTGGTGCTCTTCATCATCACATTCGTGCCGGAAACGGTGATAACCCTGCCGCGCTTTTTCGGCTTCTGACAGGGGTCGCAAACCGGAGAAATCAAAAGGGAGAAAGCCGCCTGCGTTCCGCTGCGGCTTTTCTCATTTCCGCAATCAGGCATTTGACCATGGCGTCGGCAAAAATCGAGCGAGGCTTGTCGGCACCGAACACCGCATAGGTTCTGAAATTGGTCGGCTCGGCCAGACAGCGCACCACGATGCTGGGATGTTGCTGCGGACCGGCAAGGGAAAGCTCGTCCATGATGGCCACGCCCAGTCCCTGCGCCACCAGCGTCGAGACGGTCTGCCCGGTGCGGGCAACAATCGAATAGGAGACATCCAGTCCCGCTTCGGTGAAGGGAGCCAGCAGCAACTGGCCGTAAGGGTCGGTTGGCTCGATCCCGACCAGTCGCTCCTTGGCGAGATCATGCACCGACAGATGCTCCTTGTTCACCAGCGGATGATCGGCGGGCAGAATGGCAAAGAGCTGGCCGTTATAGAGTGGCTGCACCGCAAGACCGGGATGATCAAGGCGATAGCTCATCGCCACCAGCTCGCCCTTGTGCAGCAACAGATAGTCGATCGCTTCCTCGATCTTGATGATGTTGAGATGAAGCTCAAGGTCGGGAAACTGGTCATGCAGGGCCCGCACCGCGCTTGGCAGCACATGATGGGCAATGGAGGGCACCGCACCGAAGGAAACCCGCCGGTTCTCTCCCTGCTTGAGGCCCTCGATTGCCTGATGCAGATTCTCTACCGACTGAAAGACCGAGGCCACCTGCTCGAAAATGTCGCGCGCTTCCTCTGTCGGTGAATAGCGCCCGTGAATGCGCGAAAACAGCCGGATACCAAGCTGGTCCTCGGTATATTTCATCACCCGGCTGATGCCCGGCGCCGACACATTGAGCAGTTCGGCGGCTCCCTTGACCGTTCCGGCCACCATGATTGCACGTATGACTTCAATCTGTCTCAGGGTCAGCATGGCTGAAGCTCCCGCAAAAATTAACATCATGTTTGCTGGTATAGCAAAATAGATATTTTTATTTAATTATCCAAACGGTTAAATTGGGAGCAAGGCCGGTGAATCTGGCCAGATGCCAACGGGGAGGCCAAACCCCACCGGGAGGAAAGGCATGTTTGCGTTCGACGGAACTGTTCTGATCGAAGACGAATTCCTGCGCGACGGCTTGCAGAATGAAAAGCGCTTGTTTTCATTGGAAGAAAAGCTTGGATTTCTGGCCCAGCTGGAAGCGGCTGGAGTGAAGCGGATCCAGATCGGCTCTTTCGTGCATCCCAAATGGGTGCCACAAATGGCCAATACCGACGAGTTGTTTACGCGCTTGAAGCCCAGAGAAGGCGTAACCTACACAGCCCTTGTGCTCAATGGCGCAGGGCTGGAGCGGGCGCTCGCCGTCGGGGTCAAACATCTTTCCATTTCCGTTTCGGCATCCGAAACCCACTCGCAGAAGAATACCAATCGCTCGGTAGATGAGGGCCGCGCCAAGATAAAGCCGGTCATCGAGAAGGCCCTGAGCGAGGGTATTCTGGTCCGGGCTGGCATCCAGTCCGCGCTTGGCTGCGGTTTCGAGGGGCATATTGATCCCGATCGCGTCAGCGATATCGCCCGCGATTTTGCCGCCATGGGTGTGCAGGAAATCAATATTGCCGATTCAGCCGGATTGTCCAACCCGCGCGCCGTCTATGAGTTGTGCCGGCGCTTGCGGGATGAAACGCCTGCCAACGTCGCGCTGTCCCTGCATCTGCATGATACGCGCGGCCTTGGCATCGCCAATTTCGTTGCCGGTCTTCAGGCCGGTGTGCGCATCTTTGATGCGGCGGTGGGCGGCCTTGGTGGATGTCCTTTCATCCCCAAGGCTACCGGCAATGTCGCAACCGAGGATGTGGCTTTTGCATGCGAGGAAATGGGGATCGAGACAGGAATCAACTGGCAGATGCTCAGGGAGCCGGTTGAACGGGCCGAAGCCCTGCTGGAGCGCAAGCTTCCGGGGCGTATGTCCCATATGCCACCACCACCATGGGCCCAACATTCGGAGGACAAGTGATGCGTGACTATTCTCTAGCCTATTTGACAGTACCCGGCGTTACACCGCCCGAACAGGTTGAAATTGCGGCCAGAGCAGGCTTCAGCCATGCCAGCTTCCGCCTCATCCATCTCGGTGTTGCTGGCGAGCCGGACATCAACCCGACAGATCCGGCGATCATCTCGTCCACGAAGAAGGCGATGCAGGATACCGGCATCCGCTGCATCGATGTGGAACTGGCCAAGATCCATCGTGATATCGATCCGGAAAGCTTCCTGCCAGCCTTTGAGGCCGGAGCCGAACTCGGGGCAACGCAGGTCATCTGTTCGGCCTGGACCGACGTGCGCAACGACCGCGGCTATATTGTCGAGCAATTTACCCGTATCTGTTCGCTCGCCGAGCCATTCGGCTTGACGATCAATCTTGAGTTCCCCGCTTTCTCGCGTCTGGCCACGCTCGATGAATGCGTCGAAATTCTCGAGCTGGCCGGTTGTTCCAATCAGGGGCTGCTGGTGGATACGCTCTATATGCATTTCAACAAATGCCCGCTCTTTGCGCTGGAACGTGTGCCCAGCGAATGGATCAATTTCCTGCATGTCTGCGACGCGGATGATGTCGCCTATACCAAGGATGAAATGATCCGTATCGCGCGGGATGCCCGCCTTTATCCCGGCGAGGGCGCGATTGATTTTTCCGTCATCAATTATCTGTTCCCGGACCTTCCCCTGTCGATCGAGCTTCCCAATGCGGAACGCTCGGCCAAGCTGGGTCACGAACAGCATGCCCGCAATTGTCTGGAGGCCGCCAAGACGGTCTTTGAAGGCGGCGCACAATTTGCCGATCAGCAGAACGGCCTGGCGGGCTGAAGCCTGCTGCATATTGATTTTTAGGGAGAGAAGATATGGCACGAGATATAACGGAACAGGAAAAACAGACGGTCGCCGACATGATTGCGCGCGCCCGTGCGGCCATGGAAGAAATCAAGGATTATGATCAGGCGCAGGTGGATCGTCTGGCTCAGGCTCTTGGCTGGAACTGCGGCAATGAAAAGACCTTTGTCCGCATCGCCCAGATGGGCGTGGATGAAAGCGGCATCGGCGATCGCGCCGGGCGCGCTGGCAAGCGCTTCAAGATTCTGGGCGTGCTGCGCGATGCGCTGCGTCAGAAATCCGTAGGCGTCATCGAGGTGGATGAAGCCAAGGGATTGACCAAGATTGCCAAACCGGCAGGTGTCATCGCCTCGCTCATTCCAACCACCAACCCAGAGCTTACCCCGCCGGTGACCGGCATCTATGCCATCAAATGCAAGAATGCGGTGATTTTCTCACCCCATCCACGCGCCAAGAAAACCACGGCCGAGATGGTGCGCGTGATGCGCGAGACCTGCAAGAAGTTGGGCGCTCCGGCGGATCTGTTCCAGTGCGTGGAAGAGCCCTCCATTCCCATGACCAACGAGTTGATGGCCGAATGTGACGTCACCTTTGCCACCGGCGGCAAGCCGATGGTGCAAGCGGCCTATTCCTCGGGCAAACCGGCCTATGGCGTTGGCGCGGGCAACTCCACCATGGTGATCGACGAGACCGCCGATGTGGAGATCGCGGCCATGAACAGCCGTATTTCCAAGACCTCGGACTATGGTTCGGGCTGTTCTGCCGATGGCAATCTGGTCATTGCCGAGCAGATTTACGACGACATGAAAGCAGCCCTCATCAAGGAAGGCGGCTATCTTTGCAATGCCGAGGAAAAGGCAAAAATTCAAGAAGCCCTATGGAAGGAAGATGGTTCCCGCAGAGTTGAAACCGTGGCGATTTCTGCCCAGCGTATCGCAGAATTCGCCGGTTTCGAAATCCCTCAAGACCGCAAATTCATCATGGTTGAGCAGGAAGAAATCGGCAAGGCGCACAAATTCTCCGGCGAGAAGCTCTGTGTCGTCATGGCGCTGTACAAATTCAAGGATTTCGATGAAGCCATGGCCAAGATCCGCGCCATTTATGAGGTCGGAGGCAAGGGCCATTCCTGCGGTATCTATTCCAATGATGATGACCGCATTCTCGCCCATGCGATGAATGCACCGGTCAGCCGCGTCATGGTTCGTCAGCCGCAATCCAAGGCCAATGCCGGCAGCTTTGAAAATGGCATGCCGATGACCAGCTCCCTTGGCTGCGGCATCTGGGGTGGCAACATCACCAACGAGAATGTTTCCCTCAAGCATTACATGAATGTCACATGGGTCGCGCGCCCAATTCCGGCGGATCGCCCCTCTGATGAAGAATTGTTCGGCGAATTCTATAATACGGAGACCATGTGATGAACGAGCATAGCGTCCCCAACAAGGAAAAGACCATCGCCGCCCATCTCGTGAAATATCTCGAAGCACGCGGCGTCGAGCATATCTTTGGCCTTTGTGGCCACACCAACATTGCAGTCCTCGCAGCTCTGGCCGACTCTGACATCAAGTTCGTGACGGTTCGCCACGAACAGATCAGCGCGCATGCTGCTGACGGCTATGCCCGCGTGACGGGCAAGGCGTCGGTGGTTCTGGCTCATTTGTCCCCCGGCCTGACCAATGCGACAACCGGGGTCGCCAACGCGGCGCTGGACTGCACTCCGATGGTGGTGATTGCCGGTGACATTCCCAGTTACTATTACGGCAAGCACCCCCATCAGGAAGTCAACATGCATGCCGATGGCGCGCAATATGAAATCTATCGCCCCTTCGTGAAACGGGCATGGCGCGTCGATACGCCGGAGCTGTTCCCCGAGATCATGGAAAAGGCCTTTGCGTTGGCAGAAAGCGGCCAGCCCGGACCGGTTCTGGTCAATGTGCCGATGGATTTCTTCTCCGCCGAAATCGATCCTGCCCTCTGGCAGCGCCAGATTGCCAATACCAAGACCCTGATCAAGCCTTCGCTGGATGATGAAACCGCCCGTGCGATCATCGAGCGTCTGATCAGCGCCAAACATCCGGTTATCTATGCCGGTGGCGGTGTCATGCTGTCTCGCGCCTTTGATGAATTGCGCGCATTGGTCGATCATCTCGATCTACCGGTTGCCTATTCCCTTATGGGCAAGGGCGCCATGCCGGACAATCACCCGCTGGTGCTGGGCATGACCGGTTTCTGGGGCACGCCGCTGACCAACCAGACAACGCTCAATGCCGACTGGATCCTCGGTCTTGGCACCCGCTTCAAGGAGGCTGACTGCTCTTCCTGGTATCCAGAATATACCTTCAATATCGGCGAGGGGGCATCCAAACTCATCCATATCGATATCGAGCCGCAGGAAATCGGCCGCAACTATCCCACCGAAATCGGCGCTGTTGCAGATCTCAAATCGGCACTCAAGGTTCTGGTCAGGGTGGCAAGGGAAATGAAACCGGAAGGGATCGACCGGCCCGAATTGCGCAAGGTGATCGCGGATTTCCGCGCCGACTTCGTCAAGTCCAATCAGGAAATGCAGCAGTCCGATGCCTTCCCGATGATGCCGGAGCGTATTCTTGCCGATCTGCGCGATGTCATGCCCGATGATGCCATCCTGACATCCGATGTCGGCTGGAACAAGAATGGCGTCGCCCAGCAGTTCGATATTCGCACGCCGGGTACGGCGCTCATTCCGGGCGGCTTCGCCACCATGGGCTTTGGCCCTCCGGCAGCCGTCGGTGCCAAGATTGCAGCGCCCGACAAGGTCGTCATCAGTCTCGTGGGTGATGGTGGCTTTGGTCAGAATCCGTCGGTACTGGCAACGGCTGCCGAAATGCAGCTGCCTGTCATCTGGGTTGTCATGAACAACAATGCCTTTGGCACCATCGCAGGATTGCAGTTGGCCCATTATGGTCTCAACTATGGCACCCTGTTCCCCAAGGCTGTCAGCCCGGTTGACCAGTTGCCCGACTATGCCGCAATCGCCCGCGCCTATGGCTGCGACGGGGTGCGCGTCAAGTCCGCCGCAGATTTCAAGCCAGCCCTTGAAGCGGCCATTGCGAGCGGTCGCCCCACTGTGCTGGATGTGGCCATGATCAACAATCCGACCCCGACTTCGGGACACTGGAATATCCTCGACATCTACTCGCCACAAGGCGGTGTCGGGCATGTAGCAACCAATTAGGAGAATCCACCCACTGGAGTGTTTTGCGTCGAGCGATCGGCGTAAAACACTCTTTTTTAGTCCATTAGGCTGGTTCACGCTTTTAGGCTGTGCATCGGCAAAGGGCCTGTGTTAGGTTCAATGTACTAAACAGTACATTTATGAATATGGTTGCAACAAGCTTGGGAGGGCTGCCATGAAAACATCGATTTCGACCGTCTCCATTGCCGGAGATCTCGGTGAGAAGCTGACGGCCATCGCCGCAGCCGGTTTTAACGGGATCGAAATTTTCGAGCAGGATTTCATCACCTTTGATGGATCTCCTGAAACGGTCGGCAAAATGGTGCGTGACCACGGTCTGACCATTGATCTGTTGCAGCCCATGCGCGATTTCGAAGGCTTTACCGGTCAGGCCCGTATCCGCGCCTTTGATCGCGCCGAACGCAAATTCGATC
It encodes the following:
- a CDS encoding TRAP transporter small permease, with product MNSLRRYTIGKSIAWGEELPIYLTIYGVMFGLAYAYMTDSHIRFAIFLDMLEARIKRYVLMLCDLLTAATGFSLIFAGHAFALRRGHVDSSGLKTTGDWLAQVTGIPLLEWVGKVGTWQYAIVLGGAMLTIAALLRLFERFKEAPPAPAVPSAPAKGEAVS
- a CDS encoding TRAP transporter large permease — encoded protein: MIYAIFIAGLMIGLPIAITILGTLLVFMAINDAPFTIRIVATEMFRGINSFPLLAIPLFVLAGEVMNESGITGRIIAFANVLVGRLRAGLALVNIWASVIFAGLSGSAVADTSAIGRVFIPEMEKNGYSREFAAAVTAASSVIGPIIPPSIPVIIYALIVSGVSVPALFLGGIVPGVLLAIFLSIYVMATVKNDRGQNAIDILHVSALNALLGGILPLLMPVFVVGSILMGIVTPTEAASFAVAYALFLGVFVYRNIPVAALPRIFTRAMKDSSVIMIIIAAVSAANWLLTYNRVPNTLTDWVLSSVDGKVTFLIAINFLLLFVGLFLEGTAAMLVLVPIIHPIAVSLGVDPTHFGIVVIFNLMIGLITPPLGLCLFVAEAIAKVGMVKITRAILPLFLVEVVVLFIITFVPETVITLPRFFGF
- a CDS encoding LysR substrate-binding domain-containing protein, producing MLTLRQIEVIRAIMVAGTVKGAAELLNVSAPGISRVMKYTEDQLGIRLFSRIHGRYSPTEEARDIFEQVASVFQSVENLHQAIEGLKQGENRRVSFGAVPSIAHHVLPSAVRALHDQFPDLELHLNIIKIEEAIDYLLLHKGELVAMSYRLDHPGLAVQPLYNGQLFAILPADHPLVNKEHLSVHDLAKERLVGIEPTDPYGQLLLAPFTEAGLDVSYSIVARTGQTVSTLVAQGLGVAIMDELSLAGPQQHPSIVVRCLAEPTNFRTYAVFGADKPRSIFADAMVKCLIAEMRKAAAERRRLSPF
- a CDS encoding hydroxymethylglutaryl-CoA lyase; amino-acid sequence: MFAFDGTVLIEDEFLRDGLQNEKRLFSLEEKLGFLAQLEAAGVKRIQIGSFVHPKWVPQMANTDELFTRLKPREGVTYTALVLNGAGLERALAVGVKHLSISVSASETHSQKNTNRSVDEGRAKIKPVIEKALSEGILVRAGIQSALGCGFEGHIDPDRVSDIARDFAAMGVQEINIADSAGLSNPRAVYELCRRLRDETPANVALSLHLHDTRGLGIANFVAGLQAGVRIFDAAVGGLGGCPFIPKATGNVATEDVAFACEEMGIETGINWQMLREPVERAEALLERKLPGRMSHMPPPPWAQHSEDK
- a CDS encoding TIM barrel protein → MRDYSLAYLTVPGVTPPEQVEIAARAGFSHASFRLIHLGVAGEPDINPTDPAIISSTKKAMQDTGIRCIDVELAKIHRDIDPESFLPAFEAGAELGATQVICSAWTDVRNDRGYIVEQFTRICSLAEPFGLTINLEFPAFSRLATLDECVEILELAGCSNQGLLVDTLYMHFNKCPLFALERVPSEWINFLHVCDADDVAYTKDEMIRIARDARLYPGEGAIDFSVINYLFPDLPLSIELPNAERSAKLGHEQHARNCLEAAKTVFEGGAQFADQQNGLAG
- a CDS encoding aldehyde dehydrogenase family protein, coding for MARDITEQEKQTVADMIARARAAMEEIKDYDQAQVDRLAQALGWNCGNEKTFVRIAQMGVDESGIGDRAGRAGKRFKILGVLRDALRQKSVGVIEVDEAKGLTKIAKPAGVIASLIPTTNPELTPPVTGIYAIKCKNAVIFSPHPRAKKTTAEMVRVMRETCKKLGAPADLFQCVEEPSIPMTNELMAECDVTFATGGKPMVQAAYSSGKPAYGVGAGNSTMVIDETADVEIAAMNSRISKTSDYGSGCSADGNLVIAEQIYDDMKAALIKEGGYLCNAEEKAKIQEALWKEDGSRRVETVAISAQRIAEFAGFEIPQDRKFIMVEQEEIGKAHKFSGEKLCVVMALYKFKDFDEAMAKIRAIYEVGGKGHSCGIYSNDDDRILAHAMNAPVSRVMVRQPQSKANAGSFENGMPMTSSLGCGIWGGNITNENVSLKHYMNVTWVARPIPADRPSDEELFGEFYNTETM
- a CDS encoding thiamine pyrophosphate-binding protein; amino-acid sequence: MNEHSVPNKEKTIAAHLVKYLEARGVEHIFGLCGHTNIAVLAALADSDIKFVTVRHEQISAHAADGYARVTGKASVVLAHLSPGLTNATTGVANAALDCTPMVVIAGDIPSYYYGKHPHQEVNMHADGAQYEIYRPFVKRAWRVDTPELFPEIMEKAFALAESGQPGPVLVNVPMDFFSAEIDPALWQRQIANTKTLIKPSLDDETARAIIERLISAKHPVIYAGGGVMLSRAFDELRALVDHLDLPVAYSLMGKGAMPDNHPLVLGMTGFWGTPLTNQTTLNADWILGLGTRFKEADCSSWYPEYTFNIGEGASKLIHIDIEPQEIGRNYPTEIGAVADLKSALKVLVRVAREMKPEGIDRPELRKVIADFRADFVKSNQEMQQSDAFPMMPERILADLRDVMPDDAILTSDVGWNKNGVAQQFDIRTPGTALIPGGFATMGFGPPAAVGAKIAAPDKVVISLVGDGGFGQNPSVLATAAEMQLPVIWVVMNNNAFGTIAGLQLAHYGLNYGTLFPKAVSPVDQLPDYAAIARAYGCDGVRVKSAADFKPALEAAIASGRPTVLDVAMINNPTPTSGHWNILDIYSPQGGVGHVATN